The following proteins come from a genomic window of Nitrospirota bacterium:
- a CDS encoding NAD(P)H-binding protein codes for MHIAVLGAPGCVGQSLIRKLLTTPEHGIVASFRTETEVPQNLRQKRVAWKQVNLLDPSSAQHFLGGTEVLIYLIHSLGAKNFEELDIRLAHATGAAAEKAGVKKIIYLGGIVPEGKTVSPHLTSRMETGKALASYRIPVAEVRASILLETCSISFLIVYYLAKRLPVMITPRWLNSLCAPIALQDAASCLAALVSREAKGHEIFEIGSDIVRYKDLLALCGKAIRGMRNIILPVPFFAIYLSTLWVELITGVPNSVAIALAEGLRTNTVPERNRFKEVTGRDPVPLEDVLAQLAEKMRATPG; via the coding sequence ATGCATATAGCGGTTCTGGGAGCGCCGGGTTGTGTTGGGCAAAGCCTTATCAGAAAGCTTCTGACGACGCCGGAGCATGGCATTGTCGCCTCTTTTCGGACTGAAACAGAAGTCCCGCAGAATCTCAGACAGAAAAGAGTTGCCTGGAAGCAGGTCAACCTTCTTGACCCTTCAAGTGCGCAGCATTTCCTCGGTGGCACAGAGGTACTGATCTACCTTATCCATTCACTCGGAGCGAAGAATTTTGAAGAGCTCGATATCCGGCTTGCACACGCAACAGGTGCTGCGGCAGAGAAGGCGGGGGTGAAAAAGATCATTTATCTGGGAGGAATTGTTCCTGAGGGCAAAACAGTATCACCGCACCTCACGAGCAGGATGGAGACCGGAAAGGCACTTGCCTCCTACCGCATCCCGGTTGCAGAAGTACGGGCGAGTATTCTGCTTGAGACCTGCAGCATATCTTTTCTCATTGTGTATTACCTTGCGAAGCGTCTGCCGGTCATGATAACCCCGCGCTGGCTCAATTCGCTCTGTGCGCCCATTGCACTGCAGGATGCGGCAAGCTGTCTCGCGGCACTCGTTTCAAGAGAGGCAAAAGGGCATGAGATTTTCGAAATAGGATCTGACATTGTGCGATATAAGGATCTCCTTGCGCTCTGCGGCAAGGCAATACGGGGGATGCGCAACATTATTCTCCCTGTCCCTTTTTTCGCAATATACCTGTCCACGCTCTGGGTGGAATTAATTACCGGAGTGCCCAACAGTGTGGCTATTGCGCTTGCAGAGGGGCTGAGGACCAATACCGTTCCGGAAAGGAACAGATTCAAAGAGGTTACCGGAAGAGACCCGGTTCCACTTGAGGATGTGCTCGCACAGCTTGCGGAAAAGATGCGCGCCACGCCGGGCTGA
- the sbtA gene encoding SbtA family thio(seleno)oxazole RiPP natural product precursor, with protein sequence MDRKDVKKILAGLSIAGLLAGTSLIGGCAQKPQEPPVPAKEAPATAQEAPAPAQQAPAPSS encoded by the coding sequence ATGGACAGGAAGGATGTCAAAAAAATCCTTGCAGGACTGAGTATCGCCGGGCTTCTGGCCGGAACAAGCTTGATTGGCGGTTGTGCCCAGAAACCTCAGGAACCCCCTGTTCCGGCAAAAGAGGCTCCTGCCACTGCTCAGGAAGCTCCCGCTCCGGCTCAGCAGGCACCTGCTCCAAGCAGCTGA
- the sbtM gene encoding thio(seleno)oxazole modification radical SAM maturase SbtM, which produces MNTTSHRKTHDIYRTCREIAGSAVWQRLMNGQEFTPEPEQLIIGLERMGGQGIPEFLPDLARLEWAIHEVEMTSPASRKDTDAISLNPSLRILEVSWQNLTELCNPAKPASCRRPESGREMILLWKVARTGAVRFRPATSEDLLSLKMISEAISAEQVAAEGKLPVGAVDTLIDGAVREGILNAPPSGIRRDPRIFRAEDGIGEEFLESFSFTLQWHITQACDLQCRHCYDRSDRSHMQLDQAVKVLDDLRVFCRSRHVIGAVSFTGGNPFLYPGFIELYRAASERGFSLAILGNPARREILEELLSIQMPTHIQVSLEGLPEHNDYIRGRGHFDRVMEFLRLLRELGIFSMVMLTLTQDNMHQIIPLAELLRDHTDRFHFNRLSMVGEGANLVLPGRDAYRAFLEEYERAVQGNPVLGLKDNMFNILRHERNTELFGGCAGYGCGAAFNFLALLPDGEVHACRKLPSYLGNIFNKGIAEIYDSAEAGRYRSGCAACRGCAVRAVCGGCLAVAYSHGLNIIEEKDPFCFMPPAGARQ; this is translated from the coding sequence ATGAATACCACTTCTCACAGAAAAACTCATGATATCTACAGGACATGCCGCGAGATTGCAGGTTCTGCAGTCTGGCAGCGCCTCATGAACGGACAGGAATTCACTCCGGAACCCGAACAGTTAATCATCGGCCTAGAGAGGATGGGCGGGCAGGGTATCCCTGAATTTCTCCCTGATCTCGCCCGCCTCGAATGGGCTATCCATGAAGTTGAGATGACTTCTCCGGCTTCCCGGAAAGATACGGATGCAATCTCTCTCAATCCGTCACTCAGGATCCTGGAGGTATCATGGCAGAACCTGACGGAGTTATGTAATCCTGCCAAACCCGCATCATGCAGGAGACCGGAATCAGGAAGAGAGATGATTCTTCTCTGGAAGGTCGCACGCACCGGAGCAGTCCGTTTCCGGCCGGCAACCAGCGAAGACCTGCTGTCTCTCAAGATGATTTCAGAGGCGATTTCCGCTGAACAGGTTGCTGCGGAAGGAAAACTGCCGGTAGGCGCAGTTGATACCTTAATCGACGGGGCTGTTCGGGAAGGGATTCTGAACGCACCTCCTTCGGGGATACGACGTGATCCGCGCATATTCAGGGCAGAAGATGGCATCGGAGAAGAGTTCCTTGAATCCTTCAGTTTCACGCTCCAGTGGCATATTACCCAGGCCTGTGATCTGCAATGCCGGCACTGTTACGACCGCAGCGACCGGTCCCATATGCAATTGGACCAGGCTGTGAAGGTGCTGGACGACCTCCGCGTATTCTGCAGGTCAAGGCATGTCATCGGCGCTGTCTCTTTTACCGGCGGGAACCCGTTTCTGTATCCCGGTTTCATTGAACTTTACCGCGCGGCCTCCGAACGCGGGTTCTCACTCGCGATTCTGGGCAATCCGGCTCGGCGTGAAATACTCGAGGAACTGCTCTCCATACAGATGCCTACCCATATTCAGGTGAGCCTCGAGGGTCTGCCGGAACATAATGATTACATCCGGGGCAGGGGGCATTTTGACCGTGTAATGGAATTCCTCCGGCTGCTCCGTGAACTCGGCATATTTTCGATGGTAATGCTTACCCTCACACAAGACAATATGCATCAGATCATTCCGCTCGCTGAACTTCTCCGTGACCACACAGACAGGTTCCATTTCAACAGGCTTTCGATGGTCGGCGAGGGAGCAAACCTGGTTTTGCCCGGGAGGGATGCGTACAGGGCTTTTCTGGAAGAATATGAACGCGCAGTGCAAGGCAATCCTGTGCTCGGCCTTAAGGACAATATGTTCAATATCCTGAGGCACGAACGCAACACTGAACTTTTCGGCGGCTGCGCAGGATACGGGTGTGGGGCTGCCTTTAACTTTCTTGCGCTTCTTCCGGACGGGGAAGTGCATGCCTGCCGGAAACTCCCGTCATATCTCGGCAACATCTTCAATAAGGGAATTGCAGAAATATATGATTCAGCAGAGGCCGGCCGTTACCGGTCAGGGTGTGCAGCCTGCAGGGGATGCGCTGTCCGTGCGGTCTGCGGGGGATGCCTTGCGGTTGCCTACAGCCATGGCCTGAATATAATCGAAGAAAAAGACCCCTTCTGCTTTATGCCCCCTGCGGGAGCCAGACAGTGA
- a CDS encoding pyridoxamine 5'-phosphate oxidase family protein: MKPSGKKIPDRISRGSANIPERLKRIDKTQPHAVLATDADGQPYASLIAYALTPDVKGILFATPKSTRKYRNILRNRKVALLIDTRTNTEGDYMHAEAVTILGSAHLLRRGTKRESFAKIFLRKHPMLKDILKSPGTALVHIAIEQCIHATRFQSVTVWLPQGA, encoded by the coding sequence ATGAAACCTTCTGGCAAAAAAATACCTGACAGAATCAGCAGGGGCAGTGCAAACATCCCCGAACGCCTGAAACGTATCGACAAAACCCAGCCTCATGCGGTCCTTGCAACCGACGCTGACGGACAGCCGTATGCTTCCCTGATCGCCTATGCACTCACCCCCGATGTGAAAGGGATCCTGTTTGCCACACCGAAATCCACGCGCAAATACCGGAACATCCTCAGGAACAGGAAGGTAGCCCTCCTGATCGATACCCGAACCAATACCGAAGGGGACTACATGCATGCTGAAGCGGTGACGATTCTTGGGAGTGCGCATCTGTTGAGGCGTGGCACAAAAAGGGAATCATTTGCGAAAATCTTTCTCAGAAAGCACCCGATGCTGAAGGATATCCTGAAATCACCCGGGACCGCACTTGTGCACATTGCAATTGAGCAGTGCATCCACGCAACAAGGTTTCAGAGCGTCACTGTCTGGCTCCCGCAGGGGGCATAA
- a CDS encoding deoxyribodipyrimidine photo-lyase, translated as MNQKRIRTLKEGTIRPGPVVFWMSRDQRVRDNWALLFAQELARTHKKPLVVVFCLAAEFLDATTRQYRFMLKGLQEVEKRLKEKNVPFILLTGSPEEKIPRFIRQCNAGVLVRDFDPLKIKRRWADAVSRKIAIPFYEVDAHNIVPCWVASPKQEYGAYTIRPKIKRALQEFLSAFPRFMKHPFTWKNNTTLTDWPEIIEKLRVDNIPEVDWINPGEKAASRMLRNFIKNRLPSYATRRNDPALDAQSNLSPYLHFGHISAQRVALEVMNSGAGKTTREAFLEELIVRRELSDNFCFYTPHYDTCEGFPQWAKKTLQEHRKDRRPYLYRLAQFENAETHDDLWNAAQTEMVFKGKMHVYMRMYWAKKILEWTKSPEEAMEIAIYLNDRYELDGRDPNGYTGIAWSIGGVHDRAWNERPVFGKIRYMSYNGCRAKFNIKKYIQQVRSLI; from the coding sequence ATGAACCAGAAGCGCATCAGAACGCTCAAAGAGGGGACGATAAGGCCGGGGCCGGTCGTGTTCTGGATGAGCCGCGATCAGCGGGTCAGAGACAACTGGGCGCTGCTTTTCGCTCAGGAACTCGCACGTACACATAAAAAGCCCCTTGTGGTCGTCTTCTGTTTAGCAGCAGAATTCCTGGACGCCACCACACGACAATATCGCTTCATGCTGAAAGGGCTGCAGGAAGTCGAAAAACGCCTTAAAGAAAAAAATGTTCCCTTTATTCTTCTCACAGGATCACCGGAAGAGAAGATCCCCCGGTTTATCAGGCAGTGCAATGCGGGGGTACTGGTCAGGGATTTCGACCCTCTGAAGATCAAGAGGAGATGGGCAGATGCAGTATCCCGGAAAATAGCAATCCCCTTCTATGAAGTGGATGCCCATAATATTGTCCCCTGCTGGGTCGCCTCGCCAAAACAGGAATACGGCGCCTACACGATACGTCCGAAGATAAAGCGGGCATTGCAGGAATTTCTCAGTGCATTCCCCCGGTTCATGAAACACCCTTTCACATGGAAAAACAACACCACCTTAACAGACTGGCCGGAAATCATTGAGAAATTGCGTGTTGACAACATTCCTGAGGTCGACTGGATAAACCCCGGCGAAAAGGCCGCATCCCGGATGCTCAGGAACTTTATCAAAAACAGATTACCCTCCTACGCAACCCGGAGAAATGATCCTGCGCTTGATGCCCAGTCAAACCTTTCCCCGTATCTGCATTTTGGACATATCTCGGCCCAGAGGGTTGCCCTCGAGGTAATGAATTCGGGTGCGGGCAAGACCACAAGGGAGGCTTTTCTGGAGGAACTCATTGTCCGGAGAGAGCTTTCGGACAATTTCTGCTTCTATACTCCTCATTATGACACATGTGAAGGGTTCCCTCAGTGGGCGAAAAAGACGCTGCAGGAGCACAGAAAGGACCGGCGTCCGTACCTGTATCGCCTCGCACAATTCGAGAACGCAGAGACCCATGACGACCTCTGGAATGCAGCACAGACAGAGATGGTCTTCAAAGGGAAGATGCACGTCTACATGAGGATGTACTGGGCAAAAAAGATCCTTGAATGGACTAAGTCTCCAGAGGAGGCTATGGAAATAGCCATTTATTTAAATGACCGGTATGAACTCGACGGCAGAGATCCAAACGGGTACACCGGGATCGCATGGAGTATTGGCGGGGTTCATGACAGGGCATGGAACGAGCGTCCTGTCTTTGGAAAAATCCGGTACATGAGCTATAATGGATGCAGAGCAAAGTTCAATATAAAGAAATATATTCAGCAAGTCCGTTCTCTCATATGA
- the pheA gene encoding prephenate dehydratase, whose translation MKELEKLRKEIDRIDTNVLRLLNERSNIVLNIAHIKRNRHAKFYSPERERQILERLATLNKGPFPSEALKVIYREILSASLSLEEPLKVACLGPLATFTHLAALRHFGASASFVPVASIKDVFDAVATDKADFGVVPIENSNEGVISYTLDLFYDYDLKVSAEVMLRINHNLLSKSGLRNRIRKIYSFTPATTQCRKWLAANMPGVPIIEATSTANAADLASRDEKAAAIASELASEIYSLQFVERSIEDNKDNYTRFLVISKDFPKKSGKDKTSIMFSVKNKPGALYDILEPFKKAKINLTKIESRPSRRKAWEYIFFADMEGHIEDSKLNKAIEMVRDNCLYLKILGSYPHGGF comes from the coding sequence ATGAAAGAACTGGAGAAACTACGAAAAGAAATCGACCGGATCGACACCAATGTTTTACGTCTTCTGAACGAAAGATCAAATATTGTCCTTAATATCGCACACATTAAACGGAACAGACATGCAAAATTTTATTCCCCTGAACGTGAGAGACAAATATTGGAACGTCTTGCCACCCTCAATAAGGGGCCGTTTCCGAGTGAAGCCCTGAAGGTGATATACCGTGAAATCCTCTCAGCCTCTCTGTCCCTCGAAGAGCCTTTAAAGGTGGCATGTCTGGGACCGCTTGCGACCTTTACGCATCTCGCAGCCCTGCGTCATTTCGGGGCGTCTGCCTCATTTGTGCCGGTCGCAAGTATCAAGGATGTGTTTGATGCAGTCGCAACCGATAAAGCGGATTTCGGGGTTGTGCCTATCGAGAACTCCAATGAGGGCGTTATCAGCTATACGCTTGATCTGTTTTATGACTATGATCTGAAAGTTTCAGCAGAGGTCATGCTCAGGATTAACCATAACCTCCTTTCCAAAAGCGGTTTGAGGAACAGGATCAGGAAGATCTATTCCTTTACCCCGGCAACGACACAATGCAGAAAGTGGCTTGCGGCCAATATGCCAGGCGTACCTATAATTGAGGCTACAAGCACTGCGAATGCAGCAGACCTCGCATCAAGGGATGAAAAAGCGGCGGCTATCGCGAGCGAACTTGCCTCCGAGATATACAGCCTTCAGTTTGTGGAGAGAAGTATCGAAGACAATAAGGATAATTATACAAGGTTCCTGGTGATCTCGAAGGATTTCCCGAAGAAATCCGGGAAAGACAAAACCTCGATCATGTTCTCTGTGAAAAATAAACCGGGTGCGCTCTACGATATCCTAGAACCATTCAAGAAGGCAAAAATCAATCTGACCAAAATTGAATCGAGACCCTCCAGGAGAAAGGCATGGGAATACATTTTTTTTGCGGACATGGAGGGACATATTGAGGACAGCAAACTGAACAAAGCGATCGAAATGGTAAGAGACAATTGCCTTTATCTCAAGATCCTCGGATCATATCCTCACGGAGGTTTTTAA
- the hisC gene encoding histidinol-phosphate transaminase, protein MIKPPSYIAEIKPYVPGKPVEELERELGISDSVKLASNENPLGPSPMALAAIQDDLAHTQHSNSINRYPDGSGYYLKKALAAKLSVDEDEIILGNGSNELIDIAARTFLKPGDEAVMAHPSFVVYPMSTQAIGAKSVQVPLINFTHDLAAMGDAITPRTKMLFIANPNNPTGTINTQAEFDRLMKRVPDGILVVVDEAYYEYVADRDYADSMKHFRDGRDMLILRTFSKMYGLAGLRIGYGIARKDIITEINKLRPPFNTSSLAQKAALAALKDDDHVNATREINEQGKKYLYRELDLLGMKYVSTEANFIFMPLEQDATVLNDKLLRLGVIIRPMGPQAIRVTIGMPEENRRFVEALREVISQ, encoded by the coding sequence ATGATTAAGCCACCCTCGTATATTGCAGAGATAAAACCCTATGTTCCCGGAAAACCGGTCGAAGAACTGGAACGTGAACTGGGAATCAGTGATTCCGTTAAGCTTGCATCCAATGAGAACCCCCTGGGTCCGTCACCCATGGCATTGGCAGCGATACAGGACGATCTGGCACATACGCAACATTCAAACAGCATAAACAGGTATCCGGATGGAAGCGGATATTATCTTAAGAAAGCATTAGCGGCAAAGCTGTCTGTTGATGAAGATGAGATTATTCTGGGGAACGGCTCAAATGAGCTGATCGATATCGCCGCAAGGACGTTTCTGAAGCCCGGAGATGAGGCTGTCATGGCCCATCCATCCTTTGTTGTCTATCCGATGTCAACACAGGCAATAGGCGCAAAATCTGTCCAGGTACCCCTGATAAATTTCACCCATGACCTGGCTGCCATGGGGGATGCGATTACCCCTCGGACAAAAATGCTGTTCATCGCGAATCCGAATAACCCGACCGGGACGATCAACACACAGGCAGAATTTGACCGTCTGATGAAGCGGGTGCCTGACGGGATACTGGTTGTGGTGGATGAAGCGTACTATGAATATGTCGCTGACCGTGATTACGCTGACAGCATGAAGCATTTCAGAGACGGCAGAGATATGCTGATACTCAGGACTTTTTCAAAGATGTATGGGCTCGCAGGTCTCAGGATAGGGTATGGGATAGCAAGAAAGGATATTATCACCGAAATCAACAAGCTCAGGCCGCCTTTCAATACAAGCTCTCTTGCACAGAAGGCGGCGCTGGCGGCGCTGAAAGATGACGATCATGTCAATGCCACAAGGGAAATAAACGAGCAGGGCAAGAAATACCTTTACAGGGAGCTTGATTTGCTCGGAATGAAGTATGTTTCTACGGAAGCAAATTTTATATTTATGCCTCTGGAACAGGATGCGACTGTTCTGAATGATAAATTATTGCGATTGGGCGTCATTATCAGGCCGATGGGGCCGCAGGCGATAAGGGTAACAATTGGGATGCCTGAAGAAAACAGAAGATTTGTTGAGGCGTTAAGGGAAGTCATCAGTCAATAG
- the aroF gene encoding 3-deoxy-7-phosphoheptulonate synthase: MDIIVLNPGATEKELKHIVKKLESRGLQTNISKGTERTIIGVIGDTSKITEEEENAIRVMAGVEDVMRILKPYKLASRDFRPKDTVINVRGHSIGGKKIQVIAGPCAVENKTILMSIAEKVSDAGASFIRGGAFKPRTSPYSFQGLGEEGLKYLADVRKKWGLPVVTELMDPRDMEVIAKYADIIQIGARNMQNFRLLLEAGTSKKPVLLKRGLSATIKEWLMAAEYIMSKGNHQVILCERGIRTFETATRNTLDLSAVPVLKKLTHLPIVVDPSHGVGRWDLVPPMAKAAVAAGADGLIIEVHTNPEEALSDGEQSLKPGDFKRLMKDLKAIANAVGREI; encoded by the coding sequence ATGGACATTATTGTCTTAAATCCGGGCGCAACAGAAAAAGAACTCAAACATATCGTAAAAAAGCTTGAAAGCCGGGGCCTTCAGACGAACATATCAAAAGGTACCGAGCGGACCATCATCGGGGTCATAGGGGATACCTCCAAGATAACCGAGGAGGAAGAGAATGCCATAAGGGTGATGGCCGGGGTAGAGGATGTAATGAGAATCCTGAAGCCCTACAAGCTTGCAAGCAGGGATTTCAGGCCGAAGGATACAGTAATAAATGTGAGGGGACACAGCATCGGGGGAAAGAAAATACAGGTGATTGCAGGCCCCTGCGCGGTCGAGAACAAAACGATACTTATGAGCATTGCGGAGAAGGTAAGCGATGCAGGGGCATCATTTATCCGGGGTGGAGCATTCAAACCGCGTACCTCCCCGTATTCTTTCCAGGGCCTCGGTGAAGAAGGATTGAAGTATCTCGCAGATGTGAGAAAAAAATGGGGCCTTCCTGTCGTGACGGAATTGATGGACCCCCGGGATATGGAGGTCATCGCAAAATATGCTGACATTATACAGATAGGGGCAAGGAACATGCAGAATTTCAGACTGCTCCTTGAGGCGGGCACTTCCAAGAAACCTGTTTTGCTCAAGAGGGGTCTGTCGGCAACGATCAAGGAATGGCTTATGGCAGCAGAATATATCATGTCAAAGGGGAACCATCAGGTAATCCTCTGCGAAAGGGGAATAAGGACATTCGAAACCGCGACCAGGAATACGCTTGATCTGAGCGCCGTGCCTGTTCTGAAAAAACTCACGCATCTTCCCATAGTTGTTGATCCGAGCCATGGTGTGGGAAGATGGGATCTTGTTCCTCCTATGGCAAAGGCTGCGGTGGCAGCAGGGGCTGACGGACTCATCATCGAGGTGCATACGAATCCTGAAGAGGCCCTTTCTGATGGTGAACAGTCCCTGAAACCAGGTGATTTCAAGAGGCTGATGAAAGATCTGAAGGCGATAGCCAATGCTGTCGGAAGAGAGATTTGA
- a CDS encoding prephenate dehydrogenase/arogenate dehydrogenase family protein, whose translation MADRDRTSPLFFDKVAILGIGLIGASFALALKKTGLCNKVAGYGRTEENLRRAEEKGMIDVFACDPEKVCEGADLIVFATPVGIFKDVAQKIRDSFKKNAIVTDVGSVKGKLVYDMEELMPEGVFFVGGHPIAGSERSGIDTASAEIFRGARCILTPTAHTDKNAFDKVAALWEAFGSLVTVITPDTHDRIYAAVSHLPHLIAYELVNTVADIDSSFLAFSGQGFKDSTRIASSHPELWRDICSLNRENLLEYVGMFRRNLDRLSQYLRDYDFESLEKDFKKARTLREGIGQN comes from the coding sequence ATGGCGGACAGAGACAGAACAAGTCCTCTCTTTTTCGACAAGGTCGCCATACTCGGCATTGGTCTGATCGGTGCGTCTTTTGCCCTTGCCCTGAAAAAGACAGGACTCTGCAACAAAGTTGCCGGATATGGAAGAACAGAGGAGAATCTCAGAAGGGCAGAAGAAAAAGGCATGATCGATGTTTTTGCCTGTGACCCGGAGAAGGTATGTGAGGGCGCAGACCTGATAGTGTTCGCTACCCCTGTAGGTATTTTCAAGGATGTTGCGCAGAAGATACGTGATTCTTTCAAGAAAAATGCCATAGTCACAGATGTCGGCAGTGTGAAAGGGAAACTTGTGTATGACATGGAGGAGTTGATGCCGGAGGGGGTTTTCTTCGTCGGCGGACATCCGATAGCCGGGAGTGAGCGTTCAGGGATTGATACCGCATCAGCAGAGATATTCAGAGGTGCAAGGTGTATCCTTACGCCAACAGCGCATACTGACAAGAACGCCTTTGATAAGGTCGCTGCGCTCTGGGAAGCTTTCGGCTCTCTGGTAACCGTTATCACTCCTGATACACATGACAGGATTTATGCAGCAGTCAGTCATCTTCCGCATCTCATTGCGTACGAACTCGTCAATACCGTGGCAGACATAGACAGTTCTTTCCTTGCATTTTCAGGACAGGGGTTCAAGGATTCCACACGGATCGCCTCCAGTCATCCTGAACTGTGGCGCGACATCTGTTCCCTGAACAGGGAAAATCTCCTGGAATATGTCGGGATGTTCAGACGCAACCTGGACAGGCTAAGTCAGTATCTCAGGGATTACGATTTTGAGTCCCTTGAAAAGGATTTCAAAAAGGCCCGGACACTGAGGGAAGGTATTGGACAGAATTGA
- the aroA gene encoding 3-phosphoshikimate 1-carboxyvinyltransferase yields the protein MDRIEIHTAKRFKGEFSPPPDKSISHRAVIFSSLSKGKSVIKNFLKAEDPFSTVNSFRALGIDIDTTGDDLIVNGNGIHGLKEPHGVIDCGNSGTTIRLLSGVLSGNPFFSVLTGDASLRTRPMARVIAPLRQMGAEILARAGDKYPPVAIKGKKLKPITYQMPVASAQVKSAILLAGLYADGETGIEEPAKSRDHTERMLPAFGAEILIDGLQVRIRGGTELMPAEVYVPGDFSSAAFFLVGALLVKESDIAITDVCVNPTRTGLLGILKEMGAELGISSERVISGEPVADIHCRGSAELKAVTITKKQIPALIDEFPILCVAATQATGTTVIRGAEELRVKESDRIRSMATELRKMGAEIEEYEDGLSIGGRCSLRGADIESYGDHRIAMAMTMAGLIADGITTIHGISSVNISFPGFFQIIRRLTL from the coding sequence TTGGACAGAATTGAGATTCATACCGCAAAGAGGTTCAAAGGTGAATTTTCTCCGCCGCCTGACAAGTCCATATCCCACAGGGCGGTAATCTTTTCTTCCCTCTCAAAGGGGAAGAGCGTCATAAAGAACTTCCTTAAAGCAGAGGATCCCTTCAGTACGGTCAATTCATTCAGGGCTCTGGGTATCGATATCGATACGACAGGGGATGACCTGATTGTCAACGGCAACGGAATCCACGGACTGAAAGAGCCCCATGGCGTTATCGATTGCGGAAATTCCGGCACGACGATACGGCTGCTGTCCGGGGTTCTCTCGGGCAACCCTTTTTTTTCGGTTCTGACCGGAGATGCATCGCTGAGGACCCGTCCCATGGCCCGGGTAATTGCCCCGTTACGCCAGATGGGAGCTGAAATATTGGCGCGGGCCGGAGACAAATATCCGCCTGTGGCGATTAAGGGGAAGAAACTGAAGCCCATTACCTATCAGATGCCCGTTGCCAGTGCGCAGGTGAAGTCTGCGATACTTCTGGCCGGCCTGTATGCAGACGGAGAAACCGGAATTGAGGAACCTGCGAAATCGAGAGATCATACGGAAAGAATGCTGCCTGCCTTCGGTGCAGAAATACTCATCGACGGCCTTCAGGTGCGTATCAGGGGAGGAACAGAACTCATGCCTGCCGAAGTATATGTACCGGGAGACTTCTCGTCGGCTGCGTTTTTTCTTGTCGGGGCGCTGCTTGTTAAGGAATCTGATATAGCCATAACTGACGTATGCGTCAATCCCACGAGGACCGGATTACTCGGAATACTGAAGGAAATGGGAGCAGAACTCGGGATATCCAGTGAAAGGGTTATATCCGGAGAACCGGTTGCAGATATCCACTGCAGGGGTAGTGCGGAATTGAAGGCAGTAACAATCACAAAGAAACAGATTCCGGCGCTTATCGATGAATTTCCCATACTCTGCGTAGCTGCTACTCAGGCCACGGGTACAACAGTTATCCGGGGCGCAGAGGAACTCCGTGTGAAGGAGTCTGACAGGATAAGGAGCATGGCGACCGAACTGAGGAAGATGGGTGCAGAAATAGAAGAATATGAAGACGGGTTGAGTATCGGAGGAAGATGCAGCCTGCGGGGGGCTGATATTGAAAGTTACGGAGACCACAGGATTGCGATGGCTATGACCATGGCCGGGCTTATTGCAGATGGCATAACAACGATACACGGCATATCGTCAGTGAATATTTCGTTTCCCGGATTTTTCCAGATAATCCGGAGGCTTACTCTGTGA
- the cmk gene encoding (d)CMP kinase → MKRVVAIDGPSGSGKTTIAKLIAEELGFHYLDTGALYRAIALAFRDSMVEPDDPDDALQEVLGRTMVTFSNGRVFLNGNDVSDSIRSKEIDHYSSVFSGRKIVRDFLFHIQRDAALRHDLVVEGRDTTTVIFPDAQKKIFLDASVEERAERRYLQYKEKNSDLSMEEAKMQIIERDRRDESRDLAPLQRAGDALLVDSSGISVEQVKDTILDFVREGHKS, encoded by the coding sequence GTGAAGCGGGTTGTCGCAATAGACGGTCCATCCGGATCAGGCAAGACTACCATTGCAAAACTTATCGCAGAAGAACTCGGATTTCATTACCTTGACACGGGTGCGCTCTACCGGGCGATTGCCCTGGCATTCAGAGACAGCATGGTCGAACCTGACGATCCGGATGATGCGCTGCAGGAAGTCCTTGGCAGAACCATGGTAACGTTTAGCAATGGGAGGGTTTTCCTGAACGGAAATGATGTCTCGGACAGCATCAGATCGAAAGAGATCGATCATTATTCTTCGGTGTTTTCAGGGAGGAAAATCGTGAGGGATTTCCTTTTCCACATCCAGAGGGATGCTGCGCTCCGGCATGACCTTGTTGTTGAAGGGAGAGACACTACCACAGTCATATTCCCGGATGCGCAAAAAAAAATTTTTCTGGATGCGTCTGTCGAGGAAAGGGCAGAAAGACGCTATCTCCAGTATAAAGAGAAGAATAGCGACTTAAGCATGGAAGAAGCAAAAATGCAAATCATCGAAAGGGACAGGAGGGATGAGAGCCGGGACCTGGCCCCCCTGCAAAGGGCGGGGGACGCCCTGCTGGTAGATTCATCGGGTATTTCTGTGGAACAGGTGAAGGATACAATACTCGACTTTGTCAGAGAAGGGCATAAATCCTGA